A window of Amycolatopsis australiensis contains these coding sequences:
- a CDS encoding S53 family peptidase: MRLRKLVAAAVPLPALLGLAVAVPAAAATEPLVTLADNAAPLIDSARTGDVAADRPIAAALSLKLHNQQALEKFLADVQNPASPQYHHFLTPAQFNAEFGPTQAEVGKVVSFLEKSGATGIEVSGNRQAITFTGSAARLESAFHTRIGTYHDRVSGRDFFANDAAPAVPADVSGVVASVVGLDNHAVRTHSASVRPNVVKSVTPPVLKTAHGTSGLSATGSGVKVGFVEFDGYQKSDIGKYDSTYGLSAGPVTTVPVSGANYDSSPGDGQVEVELDIEVVHALAAAASDYVYEAPNSSAGELAMYQKIASDHTVNVVSISWGACESAEGASAAKSVSNAIATGTAEGISYFAAAGDDGTTDCYRQTGSTAKSVDFPASSPNVTGVGGTKLSVTSSNGYSSETTWNDGNSGGSTGGGISTVFAAPSWQSAQSTTYRKVPDVAADASPTSGYYIYSAGTWETVGGTSGAAPLWAAFATLQNQIHGGGLGNLNPKFYAIGNGSSYGTGFHDVTTGTNSLNGTTGFSAGTGYDQVTGWGSFKGSGLSGLIG; this comes from the coding sequence ATGCGCTTGCGCAAGCTCGTCGCGGCCGCCGTGCCGCTGCCGGCGTTGCTCGGCCTCGCCGTGGCCGTCCCCGCCGCCGCGGCGACGGAACCCCTGGTCACGCTGGCCGACAACGCCGCTCCGCTGATCGACAGCGCCCGCACCGGCGACGTCGCGGCGGACCGGCCGATCGCCGCGGCGCTGTCGCTGAAACTGCACAACCAGCAGGCGCTGGAAAAATTCCTCGCCGACGTGCAGAACCCGGCGTCGCCGCAATACCACCACTTTTTGACCCCGGCGCAGTTCAATGCCGAGTTCGGACCTACTCAGGCCGAGGTCGGCAAGGTCGTCTCATTCCTCGAGAAATCCGGCGCCACCGGGATCGAGGTTTCGGGCAACCGCCAGGCCATCACCTTCACCGGCTCGGCGGCCCGGCTGGAGTCGGCGTTCCACACCCGGATCGGGACCTACCACGACCGCGTGTCGGGCCGGGACTTCTTCGCCAACGACGCCGCGCCGGCCGTGCCCGCGGACGTCTCGGGTGTCGTGGCCAGCGTCGTCGGCCTCGACAACCACGCCGTGCGGACGCATTCGGCGAGCGTGCGGCCGAACGTCGTCAAGTCCGTGACCCCGCCGGTGCTCAAGACCGCTCACGGCACCAGCGGCCTGTCGGCGACCGGCAGCGGCGTCAAGGTCGGCTTCGTCGAGTTCGACGGCTACCAGAAATCCGACATCGGCAAGTACGACAGCACCTACGGCCTTTCCGCGGGCCCGGTGACGACCGTCCCGGTCAGCGGCGCGAACTACGACTCGTCCCCGGGCGACGGCCAGGTCGAGGTCGAGCTGGACATCGAGGTCGTGCACGCGCTGGCCGCCGCGGCGAGCGACTACGTCTACGAGGCACCGAACTCGAGCGCCGGTGAGCTGGCGATGTACCAGAAGATCGCGTCGGACCACACGGTGAACGTCGTCTCGATCTCCTGGGGCGCTTGCGAATCCGCAGAGGGCGCGAGCGCGGCGAAGAGCGTCAGCAACGCGATCGCGACGGGCACCGCGGAGGGCATCTCGTACTTCGCGGCCGCGGGCGACGACGGCACGACCGACTGCTACCGCCAGACGGGTTCGACGGCGAAGTCCGTGGACTTCCCGGCGTCGAGCCCGAACGTGACGGGTGTCGGCGGGACGAAGCTGAGCGTGACGTCGTCCAACGGCTACAGCAGCGAAACGACCTGGAACGACGGCAACAGCGGCGGTTCGACGGGCGGCGGGATCTCGACGGTGTTCGCGGCACCTTCGTGGCAGTCGGCCCAGAGCACGACGTACCGCAAGGTCCCGGACGTCGCGGCGGACGCGTCCCCGACGTCGGGCTACTACATCTACAGCGCGGGAACGTGGGAGACGGTGGGCGGCACGTCGGGCGCGGCCCCGCTGTGGGCGGCGTTCGCGACGCTGCAGAACCAGATCCACGGCGGCGGCCTCGGAAACCTGAACCCGAAGTTCTACGCGATCGGCAACGGGTCTTCGTACGGAACGGGCTTCCACGACGTGACGACGGGCACCAACAGCCTCAACGGGACGACCGGCTTCAGCGCCGGGACCGGGTACGACCAGGTCACGGGCTGGGGTTCGTTCAAGGGCAGCGGGCTGTCGGGCCTGATCGGCTGA
- the mdlC gene encoding benzoylformate decarboxylase, producing MIKRTVLDATRELLRELGLTTVFGNPGTTEVPFLTDWPDDFYYILGLHESAVVAMADAYSQASRQAVLVNLHSAGGVGHGLGNLFNAYRNRTPLIIVAGQQNRALLPHDPFLGAMEAPEFPKPYVKWSIEPACAEDVPAALARAYHVATQAPSGPVFVSVPADDWTVATERPVISRPRIRGFAPDPEAIDELAAALAAAERPALVVGGAVDHDGAVVETVALAERLNAGVWVAPMSYRCSFPENHPLFQGFLDPERGAVSDRLARHDLVVVLGAPAFTYHVDRGRGEAPLPPLFIVSDDEQILARAFEGTGIRATPKLGIRAILNAVERSTRPAPAPRERPAKPAGDRLTGEYVYATLADLLPDNALVVEEAPSHRGVLHDHLPITATDTGFLTMASGTLGYGVPGAVGAALARPDRTVVGVVGDGSSMYGIQALWTAARQDLPVTIVILDNSEYAAVRILGDAIGGEKLPGTALGGIDFAALAASMGCEGVQVTEPSGLAPALTTALADKRPTLVHVRVVAAGEKIY from the coding sequence ATGATCAAGCGCACGGTGCTGGACGCCACCCGCGAACTCCTCCGCGAACTCGGTCTCACCACGGTGTTCGGCAACCCCGGCACCACCGAGGTCCCCTTCCTCACCGACTGGCCCGACGACTTCTACTACATCCTCGGCCTGCACGAGTCCGCCGTCGTGGCGATGGCCGATGCCTACTCGCAGGCCTCGCGGCAGGCCGTCCTCGTCAACCTGCACTCCGCCGGCGGCGTCGGGCACGGGCTCGGCAACCTCTTCAACGCCTACCGCAACCGGACGCCCTTGATCATCGTCGCCGGGCAGCAGAACCGGGCCCTGCTGCCGCACGATCCGTTCCTCGGCGCCATGGAAGCTCCCGAGTTCCCGAAGCCGTACGTCAAGTGGTCGATCGAGCCCGCCTGCGCCGAGGATGTGCCGGCCGCGCTGGCCCGCGCCTACCACGTTGCGACGCAGGCGCCGTCCGGGCCGGTTTTCGTCTCCGTGCCCGCCGATGACTGGACCGTCGCCACCGAACGGCCCGTCATCTCCCGGCCGCGCATCCGGGGCTTCGCGCCCGATCCCGAAGCCATCGACGAACTGGCCGCCGCGCTGGCGGCCGCCGAACGGCCGGCGCTCGTCGTCGGCGGTGCCGTCGACCACGACGGCGCCGTCGTGGAAACCGTCGCGCTCGCCGAACGGCTCAACGCCGGTGTCTGGGTCGCGCCGATGTCGTACCGCTGCTCGTTCCCCGAGAACCACCCGCTGTTCCAAGGCTTTCTCGACCCGGAGCGCGGCGCCGTCTCCGACCGGCTCGCGCGGCACGACCTCGTCGTGGTCCTCGGCGCGCCCGCGTTCACCTACCACGTCGACCGCGGGCGCGGGGAAGCTCCGCTGCCGCCGTTGTTCATCGTCAGCGACGACGAGCAGATCCTCGCGCGGGCGTTCGAAGGCACGGGCATCCGGGCGACGCCGAAGCTGGGCATCCGCGCGATCCTCAACGCGGTCGAGCGCAGCACCCGGCCCGCGCCCGCACCCCGCGAGCGTCCGGCCAAGCCGGCGGGGGACAGGCTCACCGGCGAGTACGTGTACGCGACGCTGGCGGACCTGTTGCCGGACAACGCCTTGGTCGTCGAAGAGGCGCCGAGCCACCGCGGCGTGCTGCACGACCACCTGCCGATCACGGCGACCGACACCGGCTTCCTGACCATGGCCAGCGGGACGCTCGGCTACGGCGTCCCGGGCGCGGTCGGCGCGGCGCTCGCCCGCCCGGACCGCACGGTGGTCGGCGTGGTCGGCGACGGCTCGAGCATGTACGGCATCCAGGCCCTCTGGACGGCGGCGCGCCAGGACCTCCCGGTGACGATCGTGATCCTGGACAACTCGGAGTACGCGGCGGTCCGCATCCTCGGCGACGCGATCGGCGGCGAGAAGCTGCCGGGCACCGCACTGGGCGGCATCGACTTCGCGGCACTGGCCGCGAGCATGGGCTGCGAAGGCGTGCAGGTCACCGAACCCTCAGGGCTGGCACCGGCCCTGACGACGGCGCTGGCCGACAAGCGCCCGACGCTGGTCCACGTCCGGGTGGTCGCGGCGGGGGAGAAGATCTACTGA
- a CDS encoding ABC transporter ATP-binding protein, giving the protein MSTMLEVSGLSHTYGSGEKAHTAVRELTFTVEAGQLASIVGPSGCGKSTLLRCIAGLTPPTEGTVSLHGDRVSGVPDDLAVVFQDYSRSLFPWLSVQKNVEFPLRWRPVSKAERRTRATEALEQVGLSGVGGKFPWQLSGGMQQRVSIARALASRPALLLMDEPFASVDAQTRFELEDLTRRVQREQGSTILVVTHDIDESVYLSDRVLVLSKSPASIVADLPVALPAERDQITTRESAEFVTLRGEVARLLHGGTPEEAATAASDAAEWELAEQASDVTESKTSS; this is encoded by the coding sequence ATGTCAACCATGCTCGAAGTGTCCGGCCTCAGTCACACCTACGGCTCCGGCGAGAAGGCGCACACCGCGGTGCGGGAGCTGACGTTCACCGTCGAAGCCGGGCAGCTCGCCAGCATCGTGGGCCCGTCGGGCTGCGGTAAGTCGACGCTGCTGCGCTGCATCGCCGGGCTGACCCCGCCGACCGAAGGCACGGTGAGCCTGCACGGCGACCGCGTCTCTGGCGTGCCGGACGACCTCGCCGTCGTGTTCCAGGACTACAGCCGTTCGCTGTTCCCGTGGCTGTCGGTGCAGAAGAACGTCGAGTTCCCGCTGCGGTGGCGGCCGGTTTCCAAGGCGGAGCGGCGGACGCGGGCGACCGAAGCGCTGGAGCAGGTCGGGCTGTCCGGTGTCGGCGGGAAGTTCCCGTGGCAGCTGTCCGGCGGCATGCAGCAGCGCGTGTCGATCGCCCGCGCGCTGGCCAGCCGCCCGGCGCTGCTGCTGATGGACGAGCCGTTCGCGTCCGTCGACGCCCAGACGCGCTTCGAGCTCGAGGACCTGACCCGGCGCGTGCAGCGCGAGCAGGGCAGCACGATCCTGGTCGTCACCCACGACATCGACGAAAGCGTCTACCTGTCCGACCGGGTGCTGGTGCTGTCGAAGTCGCCGGCGTCGATCGTGGCGGACCTGCCCGTCGCGCTGCCCGCGGAACGGGACCAGATCACCACGCGCGAGTCGGCGGAGTTCGTGACGCTGCGCGGCGAAGTGGCCCGCCTGCTGCACGGCGGGACGCCGGAGGAAGCGGCCACGGCCGCGTCCGACGCCGCGGAGTGGGAGCTGGCCGAGCAGGCTTCGGACGTGACGGAAAGCAAGACCAGCAGCTGA
- a CDS encoding ABC transporter permease yields the protein MSTATLSGRVGRRAARGAATVVRNWLLFAILVVGWEFAARAGGSKFFPPPTEIAAAAAKLWFTGPASHLFLTDAVFDNVFPSLGRTLGGWALAAVAGIVLGVLLGRSATAMDYLGPLFAFFRSIPPPTLIPVFAVLFGLSSGMQIGSIIFGAVWPVLLNTVDGVRSVDQVKVETARSFRTPKGYWVGMVVLPAAAPKIFAGLRVSLSISLLLMVVSELVGAYHGIGRSLMNAQQDFDFPTMWSWLVLLGILGYAFNTIFLAAERRVLAWQPTRLGRD from the coding sequence GTGAGCACGGCGACTCTGTCCGGCCGGGTGGGCCGGCGTGCCGCGCGCGGGGCCGCGACCGTCGTCCGCAACTGGCTGCTCTTCGCGATCCTCGTCGTGGGGTGGGAGTTCGCCGCCCGGGCCGGCGGCAGCAAGTTCTTCCCGCCGCCGACGGAGATCGCGGCCGCCGCGGCGAAGCTGTGGTTCACCGGGCCCGCGTCGCACCTGTTCCTCACCGACGCGGTGTTCGACAACGTGTTCCCGAGCCTCGGCCGGACGCTCGGCGGCTGGGCGCTGGCCGCGGTCGCCGGCATCGTCCTCGGTGTGCTGCTCGGCCGGTCGGCGACGGCGATGGACTACCTCGGCCCGCTCTTCGCGTTCTTCCGCTCGATCCCGCCGCCGACGCTCATCCCGGTGTTCGCGGTGCTGTTCGGGCTGAGCTCCGGCATGCAGATCGGGTCGATCATCTTCGGCGCGGTGTGGCCGGTGCTGCTCAACACGGTCGACGGCGTCCGCTCGGTCGACCAGGTCAAGGTGGAGACCGCACGGTCGTTCCGCACGCCGAAGGGCTACTGGGTCGGCATGGTGGTGCTGCCCGCGGCGGCGCCCAAGATCTTCGCCGGGCTGCGGGTGAGCCTGTCCATCTCCCTGCTGCTCATGGTCGTCTCCGAGCTGGTCGGCGCCTACCACGGCATCGGCAGGTCGCTGATGAACGCCCAGCAGGACTTCGACTTCCCGACCATGTGGTCGTGGCTGGTGCTGCTCGGCATCCTCGGCTACGCCTTCAACACGATCTTCCTGGCCGCGGAACGGCGGGTGCTGGCCTGGCAGCCGACCCGTCTCGGCCGCGACTGA
- a CDS encoding ABC transporter permease: MSKLLRGLAGLVGFLLLWEVVVQAGLVSKTFTPPPSVVLVTVGHLLGDPAFVRDIIATMLAWLIAIAIAIAIGVPAGLLLGSVPVLRTATAAIVEFLRPIPVTALIPLVLLVIGSGPEAKITLAVYASLWPIMFNTIYGMGEIDPVLMETARACGTSKFRILSSVALPQTAPFVFTGVRLSATIALIAVVSVEFLAGSEVGLGSFILVASTGSIRFDLVLAGTVVAGVLGYLINEGLEQLGKRLFRWSTVDREAIA; the protein is encoded by the coding sequence GTGTCGAAACTGCTCCGCGGCCTCGCCGGCCTGGTCGGCTTCCTCCTGCTCTGGGAGGTCGTCGTGCAGGCCGGCCTGGTCAGTAAGACGTTCACCCCGCCCCCGAGCGTCGTCCTGGTCACCGTCGGGCACCTGCTGGGTGACCCCGCCTTCGTCCGCGACATCATCGCCACCATGCTGGCGTGGCTGATCGCCATCGCCATCGCGATCGCCATCGGCGTCCCCGCCGGGCTGCTGCTGGGCAGCGTCCCGGTGCTGCGCACGGCCACCGCCGCGATCGTCGAGTTCCTCCGCCCGATCCCGGTCACCGCGCTGATCCCGCTGGTGCTGCTGGTGATCGGCTCCGGCCCCGAAGCGAAGATCACCCTCGCGGTGTACGCGTCGCTGTGGCCGATCATGTTCAACACCATCTACGGCATGGGCGAGATCGACCCCGTGCTGATGGAGACCGCCCGCGCGTGCGGGACCAGCAAGTTCCGCATCCTGTCGTCGGTCGCGCTGCCGCAGACCGCGCCGTTCGTCTTCACCGGCGTCCGGCTGTCGGCGACCATCGCCCTGATCGCCGTCGTCAGCGTCGAGTTCCTGGCCGGCTCGGAGGTCGGCCTCGGCAGCTTCATCCTCGTCGCGAGCACCGGTTCCATCCGGTTCGACCTGGTGCTGGCCGGCACCGTCGTGGCCGGGGTACTGGGGTACCTGATCAACGAAGGGCTCGAGCAGCTCGGCAAGCGGCTGTTCCGGTGGAGCACGGTGGATCGGGAGGCGATCGCGTGA
- a CDS encoding ABC transporter substrate-binding protein: MSSGRVRTRRAALGLALTVAAATALTGCSALGSDDSNASSNGGGLEKSKIKVSIMPTTDLAPFWLAQDGGYFKAEGLEVEQVIANSGQASMTKAISGEVDIALSTYTPFFVAKSKGAADVQLVADGTSVNAKSNAIVTVPTSPVKTVNDLAGRRIAITAVNTASDILTKSVMKDHGVDFSKVNWVTMPLPNMAAALQQGQVDAAYMPEPQLSQAAKIAGAIPVIDINTGATQDFPLTGYGAATKWVQANPKTLAAFQRAMKKATLDAINDRSKVEPLLVKYAKIDEDTAKLLTLPGYGSTLDARRLQRVPDLLLQMGVITSKVDAAPMIAPQATS; this comes from the coding sequence ATGAGCAGTGGCCGGGTTCGCACTCGCCGCGCCGCGCTCGGGCTCGCCCTCACCGTCGCAGCCGCCACGGCCCTCACCGGCTGCAGTGCGCTCGGCTCGGACGACTCGAACGCCTCGTCGAACGGGGGCGGCCTGGAGAAGTCGAAGATCAAGGTCTCGATCATGCCCACCACCGACCTGGCCCCGTTCTGGCTGGCCCAGGACGGCGGTTACTTCAAGGCCGAGGGCCTCGAGGTCGAGCAGGTCATCGCCAACAGCGGGCAGGCGTCGATGACGAAGGCGATCTCCGGGGAAGTGGACATCGCGCTCTCGACCTACACGCCGTTCTTCGTCGCCAAGAGCAAGGGCGCCGCGGACGTGCAGCTGGTCGCCGACGGCACGTCGGTGAACGCGAAGAGCAACGCGATCGTCACCGTCCCGACCTCGCCGGTGAAGACGGTCAACGACCTGGCGGGCCGGCGCATCGCGATCACGGCCGTGAACACCGCCTCCGACATCCTCACCAAGTCGGTCATGAAGGACCACGGCGTCGACTTCAGCAAGGTCAACTGGGTCACGATGCCGCTGCCGAACATGGCCGCGGCGCTGCAGCAGGGCCAGGTGGACGCGGCCTACATGCCGGAGCCGCAGCTGTCCCAGGCGGCGAAGATCGCGGGGGCGATCCCGGTCATCGACATCAACACCGGCGCCACCCAGGACTTCCCGCTGACCGGCTACGGCGCGGCGACGAAGTGGGTCCAGGCCAACCCGAAGACCCTCGCGGCGTTCCAGCGCGCGATGAAGAAGGCCACCCTCGACGCGATCAACGACCGCTCCAAGGTCGAGCCGCTGCTGGTCAAGTACGCGAAGATCGACGAAGACACGGCCAAGCTGCTCACCCTGCCCGGGTACGGCTCCACCCTCGACGCCCGGCGCCTCCAGCGGGTGCCCGACCTGCTGCTGCAGATGGGCGTCATCACCAGCAAGGTCGACGCCGCGCCGATGATCGCCCCGCAGGCGACCAGCTGA